A stretch of the Desulfomonile tiedjei genome encodes the following:
- a CDS encoding PAS domain S-box protein, with the protein MSKLFKKTLLAMILLFGVIATVISGFAGWSLYDRIIDEYESKAVAIASNIAHSSMEIILNRDASTIQSIVDQYNEIKGLAYVLVVHHNGEVLSHTFAPHVPYELQKLIERPRERKEDVIVTKVRVGGFKDQPIMEDPLGNLLLRVLQWVRLKDQGNVLDVSSPILSGAAGYVHVGMHLDGVESYTWATILKLHLATFVIFVVAVVIAGMITNTISRPLAKLTEYSNKVANREFSAAIDIKSKDEIGILATTMTNMASEIQTRVTTLEQEVSDATQELEDTLAYVSAIIENLADGLLVMDSQGKVSRCNPALLHILELDYDPRGHSVRELLGSEAADFLQRKGSELAETFENIPIDSRIEEASNGFLRLDQRPDNTIEITAVEKNGRRFPIELVASAVCLKGIWHTIGIVRDITVRKRAEETLRLSEEKYRGIFEHAVAGIFQTDAGGFLINANPASARILGYESPEELLEAVKKVGAKIYLNPQRQEEFIRLMQEGQLLRGFEVELLRKDGTPIWASLHARPILNERGVLLSTEGILRDITERKRAQEALLESERRYRELFDISPDPMMVHKEGIILFGNDTAAKFLRVGPAEALEGLPILDFIHPDFRESVGHSINQAQQLRVASAFAEVQFLRANGSVGHLELVAVPTRYNNENAVLFLGRDITERKEAQDALRTSEERFRTIFEIAPDCIFLKDLDLRYTNVNPSVETLLGIPASEIVGKRAEDLFGAEAGRHVREGDIRVLAGETIEDEHTRPVRGMYLTFHDIRTPLRDSSGSVIGVCKFSRNITDRKGVQRPPVATERSYTSKAMLGALERARQAAETDGIVLLLGESGSGKDYMARWIHRKSQRADGPFFSVNCAAISRELAESEFFGHERGAFTGAVTRKKGLLELAEGGTLLLNEIGELPLHLQSKLLTFLDTRSFTRVGGEKDIRVNARLIAATHRDLELEVREGRFLEALFYRLNVYPVRVPPLRERLEDLPIMVEEILLNLATEMRLTQVPTIDPEDVRKLGSYTWPGNVRELRNFLERQAMLSKGGKLDSVLTSAPSATSRDWSHEIRFCDDNQSLTTIIDEVTRSFCREALRRSRGSKKEAATLLGISRQSLYRYIKSYDLESECETAPGESSVM; encoded by the coding sequence ATGTCCAAACTATTCAAAAAGACCCTGCTGGCAATGATCCTCCTCTTTGGCGTTATCGCCACGGTGATTTCCGGTTTTGCCGGATGGAGTCTCTACGACAGGATCATAGACGAGTACGAGAGCAAGGCGGTTGCGATAGCCAGTAACATCGCCCATTCCAGTATGGAAATCATTTTGAACAGAGATGCATCGACGATTCAGTCCATCGTCGATCAATACAATGAGATTAAAGGACTCGCATACGTCCTGGTAGTTCATCACAATGGCGAAGTCCTCTCCCACACTTTCGCCCCCCACGTTCCTTACGAATTGCAGAAGCTGATCGAACGCCCTCGAGAGCGCAAAGAAGATGTGATAGTGACCAAGGTCCGCGTGGGCGGTTTCAAAGACCAGCCAATAATGGAGGACCCTCTTGGAAATCTCCTCCTTCGCGTTTTGCAGTGGGTCCGCCTCAAGGATCAAGGAAACGTTCTCGACGTTTCGTCGCCTATACTCTCGGGAGCGGCAGGTTACGTGCACGTTGGCATGCACCTCGACGGCGTGGAGTCATACACCTGGGCGACCATACTCAAGCTTCATTTAGCCACATTTGTGATCTTCGTGGTGGCGGTCGTGATAGCGGGCATGATCACAAACACCATATCTCGTCCACTGGCCAAGCTGACTGAGTACTCCAACAAGGTTGCCAATAGGGAATTCAGCGCGGCCATAGACATCAAGTCAAAGGATGAGATCGGTATTTTGGCCACAACGATGACGAACATGGCTTCCGAGATTCAGACCCGCGTGACCACGCTGGAGCAGGAGGTCTCTGATGCCACGCAGGAGCTGGAGGACACTCTCGCCTATGTATCTGCCATTATCGAGAACCTGGCCGATGGCCTCTTGGTGATGGACTCGCAAGGAAAAGTCAGCCGCTGTAATCCAGCCTTACTGCACATTTTGGAACTGGACTATGACCCTCGAGGACATAGTGTGCGCGAACTATTAGGAAGCGAAGCAGCAGATTTTCTCCAGCGCAAGGGATCGGAACTCGCCGAGACCTTCGAGAATATACCCATTGATTCGCGAATCGAAGAGGCATCAAACGGCTTCTTGAGACTCGACCAGCGGCCTGACAATACCATTGAGATCACCGCTGTGGAGAAAAACGGCCGGCGTTTTCCAATCGAATTGGTGGCATCGGCGGTATGCCTGAAAGGCATTTGGCATACCATTGGAATAGTTCGCGACATCACCGTTCGAAAGCGAGCCGAGGAAACCCTTCGACTGAGCGAAGAAAAATATCGCGGGATTTTTGAACACGCGGTCGCGGGCATCTTTCAGACTGACGCGGGCGGTTTCTTAATCAACGCCAATCCTGCGTCTGCAAGAATTCTTGGTTACGAGTCACCTGAGGAACTTCTGGAAGCTGTGAAGAAAGTCGGGGCCAAGATTTACTTGAATCCTCAGCGTCAAGAGGAATTCATACGTTTGATGCAGGAAGGACAGCTTCTCCGCGGTTTTGAGGTCGAATTGCTCCGAAAGGATGGAACGCCGATCTGGGCATCACTCCATGCGCGTCCGATATTGAACGAGCGCGGAGTTCTGCTTTCTACGGAGGGGATACTTCGCGACATCACCGAGCGCAAGCGAGCCCAAGAAGCTCTGCTGGAAAGCGAGAGGCGGTATCGTGAGCTGTTTGACATCTCGCCTGATCCAATGATGGTCCACAAGGAGGGGATTATTCTCTTTGGAAACGATACGGCTGCCAAGTTCCTGCGAGTGGGGCCTGCCGAAGCACTTGAAGGGCTGCCAATACTGGATTTCATCCATCCCGACTTCCGTGAATCAGTAGGTCACAGCATTAATCAGGCGCAACAACTGCGCGTGGCTTCGGCTTTTGCTGAGGTGCAATTCCTGCGGGCGAACGGATCGGTGGGACATCTGGAGTTGGTGGCCGTGCCCACGAGATACAATAATGAAAATGCCGTCTTGTTCCTGGGCCGGGATATTACCGAACGCAAAGAGGCGCAAGATGCACTGCGCACAAGCGAGGAGAGGTTTCGCACCATCTTCGAGATAGCGCCTGACTGTATATTTCTGAAAGATCTCGATCTCAGATATACGAATGTCAATCCGTCTGTAGAAACGCTCCTCGGCATCCCCGCCTCAGAAATCGTCGGGAAACGAGCCGAAGATCTATTTGGAGCCGAAGCGGGGCGGCACGTCAGGGAAGGAGACATTAGGGTCCTCGCGGGTGAAACCATCGAAGACGAACACACTCGGCCCGTGAGAGGGATGTATTTGACGTTCCACGACATTAGGACACCGCTGCGGGATAGCTCCGGTTCTGTCATTGGGGTCTGCAAGTTTTCGCGCAACATTACCGACAGGAAAGGCGTTCAGCGCCCCCCTGTCGCCACCGAAAGGAGCTACACGTCAAAGGCCATGCTGGGAGCCTTGGAAAGAGCCAGACAGGCGGCGGAGACCGACGGCATTGTCCTACTGCTGGGCGAAAGCGGCAGCGGAAAGGACTACATGGCACGCTGGATTCACCGAAAGTCGCAGCGCGCTGACGGGCCTTTCTTCTCGGTGAATTGCGCAGCCATTTCAAGGGAACTGGCGGAGTCGGAGTTCTTTGGACATGAAAGGGGTGCCTTCACCGGCGCGGTAACGCGCAAAAAAGGCCTGCTGGAACTAGCCGAAGGTGGAACCTTACTCCTCAACGAAATCGGAGAGCTTCCCCTGCACTTGCAGTCCAAGCTCCTGACATTCCTCGATACGCGCTCATTCACTCGCGTCGGCGGAGAAAAAGACATTCGGGTCAACGCGCGGCTGATCGCCGCAACTCATCGAGACCTCGAATTGGAGGTCCGTGAGGGACGATTCCTCGAAGCGCTGTTCTACCGGCTCAATGTTTACCCGGTCCGCGTTCCGCCCCTGCGAGAGAGACTGGAAGACCTCCCCATCATGGTCGAGGAAATCCTTCTCAACCTCGCTACCGAAATGCGTCTGACGCAGGTTCCCACGATTGATCCGGAGGACGTTCGCAAGTTGGGTTCCTATACCTGGCCGGGCAACGTCCGGGAACTGCGCAACTTCCTGGAAAGACAGGCGATGCTCTCAAAAGGCGGCAAATTGGATTCGGTCCTCACGTCGGCCCCCTCGGCCACATCGCGTGACTGGTCGCACGAGATCCGCTTCTGTGACGACAACCAGAGCCTGACCACCATCATTGATGAAGTCACGCGAAGCTTTTGCAGGGAAGCGTTGCGTCGAAGCAGAGGAAGCAAAAAGGAAGCAGCCACCTTGCTCGGCATTTCTCGCCAATCTCTTTACCGCTACATCAAGAGTTATGATCTGGAGTCCGAATGTGAGACAGCGCCTGGCGAGAGTTCAGTTATGTGA
- the cbpB gene encoding peptide-modifying radical SAM enzyme CbpB, translated as MEMDKNVSNSASSSGSYFNTGNGPTIQLIDIGHRDYVAAIDPDTAFWSLLRKEKISEALDASSHLMQEFRKKRGTFAQEMELLRFGLQPSAVYFNPTERCNLNCSYCYIPAEMRRDGSQMSQEELIKALGILKKYFSKVVPDGRLPQVVFHGSEPMLARDTVFAGIEKYKDDFNFGIQTNGTLLDDESIEFLTSRGIGIGLSLDGHEKAVADLTRKNWTGEGFFGKVVSAIEKLKGYPNYNVICTVTTQNMEYLTQIVDFLHRMEVPIGMLNPVRCTRQGARDIKPPDSDLSAHYLKALERTFELYQETGRKLVIANFANVLVSIVAPLARRLMCDISPCGGGRCFFAVGARGDLFPCSEFVGVPEFNGGNLFRDDISGVLKSGPFKSVTGRRVEDITPCSACAVRHFCGSPCPAEAHEMNGGMNRPGAFCELYEDQVRYAMRLIADGRENAFLWDGWDSGTSTTLDISSL; from the coding sequence TGACTACGTCGCGGCAATCGACCCGGACACGGCGTTTTGGTCTCTTTTGAGAAAAGAGAAAATCAGCGAAGCACTTGACGCCTCAAGTCATCTCATGCAGGAGTTCCGCAAGAAACGAGGCACTTTTGCTCAAGAAATGGAACTTCTTCGGTTCGGTCTCCAGCCTTCCGCTGTCTACTTCAACCCCACTGAACGGTGCAACCTTAACTGCTCCTATTGCTATATCCCTGCAGAGATGCGACGAGATGGCTCCCAAATGTCTCAGGAAGAACTTATCAAGGCCTTAGGAATCCTGAAGAAGTATTTCAGCAAGGTCGTACCCGACGGAAGACTTCCTCAAGTGGTCTTCCATGGTTCGGAACCGATGCTTGCCCGCGATACGGTCTTTGCCGGGATCGAAAAATACAAGGATGATTTCAACTTCGGGATTCAAACGAACGGCACGCTCCTGGACGATGAATCCATAGAATTCCTGACCTCCCGTGGCATCGGCATAGGACTCTCGCTGGATGGTCACGAGAAGGCCGTGGCAGACCTGACCAGAAAGAACTGGACGGGTGAAGGATTCTTCGGGAAGGTCGTCTCGGCCATCGAGAAGTTGAAAGGATATCCGAATTATAACGTAATCTGTACGGTCACGACCCAAAACATGGAATATCTCACCCAAATCGTGGATTTCCTTCACCGCATGGAAGTTCCGATCGGGATGCTCAACCCTGTGAGATGCACGAGGCAGGGTGCAAGGGACATCAAGCCCCCGGATTCAGACCTCTCTGCGCATTATCTAAAGGCCTTGGAACGCACCTTCGAGCTTTACCAAGAGACAGGACGAAAGCTAGTAATAGCCAATTTTGCCAATGTTCTTGTAAGCATAGTTGCTCCTCTTGCTCGGAGGCTTATGTGCGATATTTCGCCTTGCGGGGGAGGAAGGTGCTTTTTCGCGGTCGGAGCAAGGGGTGACCTATTCCCATGCAGCGAGTTCGTGGGGGTGCCGGAGTTCAACGGAGGGAATCTTTTCAGGGACGATATATCGGGCGTGTTGAAATCCGGGCCTTTCAAATCCGTCACCGGAAGGAGGGTGGAAGACATTACTCCGTGTTCTGCCTGTGCTGTCCGTCATTTTTGCGGCTCCCCGTGTCCCGCGGAAGCTCATGAAATGAATGGGGGGATGAATAGGCCCGGCGCCTTCTGTGAGCTGTACGAAGATCAGGTTCGTTACGCCATGAGGCTTATCGCCGACGGGAGAGAAAACGCTTTTCTTTGGGATGGGTGGGATTCGGGAACTTCAACGACGTTGGACATTTCTTCGCTGTGA
- a CDS encoding ABC transporter substrate-binding protein, with the protein MSAAFTGPTRSLGIELYRGSMAYFTHVNEAGGVFGRKIKIIARDDGYNPVPTIHNTIQLVEEDDVNLLFDYVGTPTVTRMLPLLKTYGSHREVLLFFPFSGAQPQREGPYGQYVFNLRASYRQEIDALVDYLVSRGRTRIAVFYQIDAYGRSGWEAVHRSVARLGLRVVGEATYYRGTRYDADMKPQVKILKGSSPDAVISIGAYQACAAFIRDARDGGLNIPIANVSFVDSQNQLKLLLRTGESAGRDYTFNLINSQVVPSYEEAELPAVNEYRELMTKYDTMPPHPLVQQAYEPDKYSFVSLEGFLNAKLMVEILRRLGPNPPPRSAKAVVEGIKNFDLGINVPVNFGPERHQGLDAVFLTTVEEGRFVTIGDGTVREK; encoded by the coding sequence ATGTCCGCTGCCTTTACGGGGCCGACCCGGAGCTTGGGCATAGAACTGTATCGCGGGAGCATGGCGTACTTTACCCACGTCAATGAAGCGGGCGGAGTCTTTGGGCGGAAAATCAAGATCATAGCTCGTGATGACGGATACAATCCCGTACCCACCATTCACAATACAATTCAGTTGGTCGAAGAAGACGACGTAAATCTCCTCTTCGATTATGTCGGGACCCCGACAGTAACGAGAATGCTGCCGCTGTTGAAAACCTATGGTAGCCACCGCGAGGTGTTGCTCTTCTTTCCGTTCTCCGGCGCTCAACCGCAGAGAGAGGGGCCTTACGGGCAGTACGTATTCAACCTGCGCGCTTCGTATCGTCAGGAAATAGATGCCCTGGTCGACTATCTCGTGTCCAGGGGAAGGACCCGCATTGCGGTTTTTTACCAGATCGATGCGTACGGTCGCAGCGGCTGGGAAGCGGTCCACAGGTCCGTGGCCAGATTGGGTTTGCGTGTGGTGGGTGAAGCCACTTACTATCGCGGAACTCGATATGACGCAGACATGAAGCCTCAGGTGAAGATACTCAAGGGATCGAGTCCGGACGCCGTTATCTCCATCGGAGCATATCAGGCTTGCGCCGCGTTCATTCGAGATGCCCGAGACGGCGGGTTGAATATTCCTATTGCAAATGTCTCCTTTGTGGACAGCCAGAATCAACTCAAACTTCTCCTTCGCACAGGAGAATCCGCGGGTCGAGACTACACTTTCAATCTGATCAATTCACAAGTGGTACCTAGCTATGAAGAGGCAGAGCTGCCCGCGGTCAATGAATATCGTGAACTGATGACAAAATACGACACCATGCCTCCACACCCCCTTGTACAGCAGGCCTACGAACCGGACAAATACAGTTTCGTCAGCCTGGAAGGCTTCCTCAACGCGAAATTGATGGTGGAGATCCTCCGCAGACTAGGACCCAATCCCCCTCCCAGGAGCGCCAAAGCGGTGGTGGAGGGAATCAAAAATTTTGATTTGGGTATAAATGTTCCGGTAAATTTTGGCCCGGAAAGGCATCAGGGGTTAGACGCTGTCTTCCTGACCACCGTTGAAGAAGGTCGATTTGTAACCATAGGTGACGGGACAGTACGGGAGAAGTAA
- a CDS encoding PilZ domain-containing protein — MAVSSVSVKEVLQDIRSGMDETAIQKKYRLSDKGLTKLYEKLIEANLLEPDLRPVSRKLNIARILADIRAGMSNSDLMKKYNLSEEMLRQASKKILAARGIRSADEPETLIEEPREFLATREFVRHEVDFELPIYEITRPEIHGMVRDISEEGVSVTGIEANEGDLKTLVILGDEFGQFSSFEFQGYCRWRFADPTDGTCVTGFAINKISEKDLRQLQTLVRLVVTGG, encoded by the coding sequence ATGGCCGTAAGTAGCGTCTCGGTGAAGGAAGTTCTTCAGGACATTAGGTCCGGGATGGACGAGACGGCGATTCAGAAGAAATACAGGCTCTCCGACAAAGGCCTGACGAAGCTCTATGAGAAGCTGATCGAGGCCAACCTTCTGGAGCCGGACTTGAGGCCGGTTTCTCGAAAGCTTAACATAGCAAGAATTCTGGCGGACATCCGTGCAGGCATGAGCAACTCGGACCTCATGAAGAAGTACAACTTGTCAGAGGAAATGCTTCGCCAGGCCAGCAAGAAGATCCTCGCTGCACGAGGGATAAGATCGGCTGACGAACCGGAGACCCTCATCGAGGAACCTCGCGAATTTCTGGCGACGCGTGAATTCGTAAGACATGAAGTCGATTTTGAACTGCCTATCTATGAAATAACTCGGCCCGAGATCCACGGGATGGTGCGGGACATATCCGAAGAGGGCGTCAGCGTCACGGGTATTGAGGCAAACGAAGGAGACCTGAAGACCCTGGTCATTCTCGGTGATGAATTCGGTCAGTTCTCTTCTTTCGAATTCCAAGGCTACTGTCGGTGGCGTTTTGCCGATCCAACAGATGGGACCTGTGTGACGGGATTTGCCATTAACAAGATATCGGAAAAGGACCTACGCCAGCTCCAAACATTGGTACGTCTCGTCGTTACAGGCGGGTAG